A single region of the Sciurus carolinensis chromosome 16, mSciCar1.2, whole genome shotgun sequence genome encodes:
- the Chst8 gene encoding carbohydrate sulfotransferase 8, whose product MTLRPGTMRLTCMFSSILLFGAAGLLLFISLQDPTELAPQQGPGIKFNIRPQQPHNDHPLGSSQDGDLKTFTERVIRDLSSRTPRDLHMRVPDQPQPHPKTGAQLRLLQRRRRLLIKKMPAAVAIPANSSSETFVRLGTQALDSHWLGLHQSQQERKRVMQEACAKYRASSSRRAITPRHVSRIFVEDRHRVLYCEVPKAGCSNWKRVLMVLAGLASSTADIQHNTVHYGSALKRLDTFDRQGILHRLSTYTKMLFVREPFERLVSAFRDKFEHPNSYYHPVFGKAILARYRANASREALRTGSGVRFPEFVQYLLDVHRPVGMDIHWDHVSRLCSPCLIDYDFVGKFESMEDDANFFLRLIHAPRNLTFPRFKDRHSQEARTTARITHQYFAQLSALQRQRTYDFYYMDYLMFNYSKPFADLY is encoded by the exons GAATAAAGTTCAACATCAGACCACAGCAGCCCCACAAC GACCACCCGCTGGGCAGTTCCCAGGATGGTGACTTGAAGACATTCACAGAAAGGGTCATCCGAGACTTGTCCAGCCGAACCCCAAGGGACCTCCACATGAGGGTGCCTGACCAGCCTCAACCGCACCCCAAGACGGGAGCCCAACTGCGACTCCTGCAGCGCCGACGCCGTCTGCTTATCAAAAAAATGCCAGCTGCGGTGGCCATCCCAGCCAACAGCTCATCGGAGACCTTTGTTCGGCTGGGAACCCAAGCCCTGGACAGCCACTGGCTTGGCCTGCACCAGAGCCAGCAGGAGCGCAAGCGGGTGATGCAGGAGGCGTGTGCAAAGTACAGGGCGAGCAGCAGCCGCAGGGCCATCACGCCCCGCCACGTGTCGCGCATCTTCGTGGAGGACCGCCACCGTGTGCTCTACTGCGAGGTGCCTAAGGCAGGTTGCTCCAACTGGAAGCGGGTGCTCATGGTGCTGGCCGGGTTGGCCTCATCCACTGCGGACATTCAGCACAACACAGTCCACTACGGGAGCGCCCTCAAGCGGCTGGACACCTTCGACCGCCAGGGCATCCTGCACCGCCTCAGCACCTACACCAAGATGCTTTTTGTCCGTGAGCCCTTTGAGAGGCTGGTCTCAGCTTTCCGTGATAAGTTCGAGCACCCCAACAGCTACTATCATCCTGTCTTTGGCAAGGCCATCCTGGCTCGATACCGGGCCAACGCCTCGCGAGAGGCCCTGCGGACTGGCTCTGGTGTGCGGTTCCCGGAGTTCGTCCAGTACCTGCTAGACGTGCACCGACCCGTGGGCATGGACATCCACTGGGACCACGTCAGCCGGCTCTGCAGCCCCTGCCTCATCGACTATGACTTTGTGGGCAAGTTCGAGAGCATGGAGGACGATGCCAACTTCTTCCTGAGACTCATCCACGCTCCACGCAACCTGACTTTTCCGCGGTTCAAAGACCGGCACTCGCAGGAGGCGCGGACGACAGCCAGGATCACCCACCAGTACTTTGCCCAGCTCTCGGCCCTGCAGCGGCAGCGCACCTACGACTTCTACTACATGGACTACCTGATGTTCAACTACTCCAAGCCCTTTGCAGACCTGTACTGA